In Salinibacterium sp. NK8237, the following proteins share a genomic window:
- a CDS encoding MaoC family dehydratase N-terminal domain-containing protein gives MPVNKELEGRVFPPTTPYLVGREKVREFARAVFAQSPLNHDPEAARAAGFADVVAPPTFAVVIQEAGLALLLAAPDTGIDFSRIVHGEQKFTSTRPIVAGDELTAILTVTSIKSLGGNDMITAETAISDAAGDHVVTATSVLVMRGTE, from the coding sequence GTGCCAGTGAATAAAGAACTAGAAGGCCGGGTTTTCCCGCCAACGACCCCCTACCTCGTCGGGCGAGAAAAAGTACGCGAATTTGCGCGAGCGGTCTTCGCTCAAAGTCCGCTCAACCACGACCCGGAAGCCGCCAGAGCAGCAGGCTTCGCCGATGTCGTAGCACCGCCCACTTTCGCCGTGGTCATCCAAGAAGCAGGCCTCGCCCTTCTCTTGGCCGCCCCCGACACTGGCATCGATTTTTCTCGCATCGTGCACGGCGAACAAAAGTTCACCTCCACGCGACCCATCGTCGCTGGCGACGAACTCACCGCCATCCTCACCGTCACGAGCATCAAATCCCTCGGCGGCAACGACATGATCACCGCCGAAACCGCCATCAGTGATGCCGCAGGCGACCACGTCGTCACCGCAACCTCCGTACTCGTCATGAGAGGCACAGAATGA
- a CDS encoding SDR family NAD(P)-dependent oxidoreductase → MDKDLEGRVSLVTGAARGIGRAIARTLAERGSHVMLVDVTDGAEAVEEISAATNGDVRVASAIVDVRDRAQVRACVDSVVEQFGSLDILVNNAGTCGRVDLETMDDETWERDIETNLRGTFLFTQAAIYPYMKEQAFGRIINISSISGIMGGPFASGDGSNRSGPAYAASKGGIIAFTKWVAKEVGVLGITSNTVAPGPISTPMTESTNYSLDTHAIKRMGTPEDIATAVAYLASPSSGFVTGDTLKVDGGTAIG, encoded by the coding sequence ATGGACAAGGATCTAGAAGGTCGAGTCAGCCTGGTCACTGGCGCCGCACGCGGCATCGGCCGCGCTATCGCGCGGACTCTGGCAGAACGCGGCTCGCACGTGATGCTGGTCGACGTGACTGATGGTGCTGAAGCGGTCGAGGAGATCTCGGCCGCCACCAACGGCGACGTTCGCGTCGCCAGCGCGATCGTGGATGTGAGAGATCGCGCACAGGTTCGCGCTTGCGTTGACTCTGTTGTGGAGCAGTTCGGATCACTCGACATCCTGGTCAACAATGCCGGAACGTGCGGACGTGTCGATCTCGAAACGATGGATGACGAAACCTGGGAACGCGATATTGAAACGAACCTTCGCGGCACGTTTCTTTTCACGCAGGCAGCGATCTACCCGTACATGAAGGAACAGGCGTTCGGTCGGATCATCAACATCAGCTCCATCTCGGGAATCATGGGTGGCCCGTTTGCGAGCGGGGATGGCTCCAACCGGTCGGGCCCCGCGTATGCAGCTTCCAAGGGCGGCATCATCGCGTTCACCAAGTGGGTAGCTAAAGAGGTCGGGGTCTTGGGCATCACAAGCAACACCGTGGCGCCTGGCCCGATTTCGACTCCCATGACCGAGAGCACCAACTATTCGCTCGACACTCATGCGATCAAACGCATGGGTACACCGGAGGACATCGCGACAGCGGTGGCCTACCTTGCATCACCCAGTTCTGGCTTCGTCACAGGGGACACCCTGAAGGTCGATGGCGGAACAGCTATCGGCTGA
- a CDS encoding DctP family TRAP transporter solute-binding subunit, which yields MKFVKIAASTLGLALVLTGCSTGSSDSGSDSGLPSYDWDFTITVSDKSSWNAGAERFAEVLDEESDGRIKVNIFTNEQLSGGDSAAGVEQLMNGDKAFSYNSTIIYSGIDPRFGTINAPFLYDSYETADAAIEGGALDAYKELSAEFDVQLLGFGESGFRQITNSKHEILEPADLDGLKFRVPGSSLFLSIFKELGADPVSMNFSEVFTSLQTGTIDGQENPYDVIYSNGLTEVQDYMSVWNYIYDPLILGMNKDMYDALSDDDKALVEMAAAEANEVQKSENRAREAEQLAEMSEIMTVSELSASQLAVFSEAMAPVYDEFTDAWTPELLAAVRPE from the coding sequence ATGAAGTTTGTCAAAATCGCCGCTTCGACACTGGGGCTAGCCCTGGTTCTTACCGGCTGCAGCACCGGGTCTTCTGACTCAGGCAGCGACTCAGGTTTGCCGTCGTACGACTGGGACTTCACCATCACGGTCAGCGACAAGTCCAGCTGGAACGCCGGGGCAGAGCGTTTCGCTGAAGTCCTCGACGAGGAGAGCGACGGACGCATCAAGGTCAACATCTTCACGAACGAACAGCTTTCGGGTGGAGATTCTGCGGCCGGCGTCGAACAGCTCATGAACGGCGACAAGGCTTTCTCCTATAACTCGACGATCATCTACTCGGGAATCGACCCCCGCTTCGGCACGATCAACGCTCCCTTCTTGTACGACAGCTACGAGACCGCGGATGCCGCAATCGAAGGCGGCGCACTCGACGCGTACAAGGAACTCTCCGCAGAGTTCGACGTGCAGCTGCTCGGCTTTGGAGAGTCCGGCTTCCGCCAGATCACCAACAGCAAGCATGAGATCCTCGAACCCGCCGACCTCGACGGTCTGAAGTTCCGCGTTCCAGGATCAAGCCTCTTCCTCAGCATCTTCAAGGAACTCGGCGCTGACCCCGTCTCGATGAACTTCAGCGAAGTATTCACCTCGCTGCAGACCGGAACGATCGACGGTCAAGAAAACCCGTACGACGTCATCTACTCCAACGGCCTCACCGAGGTTCAGGACTACATGTCGGTCTGGAACTACATCTACGACCCGCTCATCTTGGGCATGAACAAGGACATGTACGACGCTCTGAGCGACGACGACAAGGCACTGGTCGAGATGGCTGCTGCTGAGGCAAACGAAGTTCAGAAGAGCGAAAACCGTGCCCGTGAAGCCGAGCAGCTCGCAGAAATGTCAGAAATCATGACAGTTTCGGAACTCTCCGCCTCGCAGCTTGCCGTCTTCAGCGAAGCAATGGCTCCGGTCTACGACGAGTTCACCGACGCGTGGACCCCCGAACTGCTAGCTGCGGTCCGCCCGGAATAG
- a CDS encoding MaoC/PaaZ C-terminal domain-containing protein, with product MSDLVVGQELITGKVTLTRFSLVRYAGASGDFNPIHYRDDVAASVGLPGVLAHGMLTMGLAVQPVIDWMGDRGELVEYGVRFTRPVVVDGNGGVVVTVTAKVGAIEDDVTRIDLTVSANNQTVLGKAQVRVKLHQ from the coding sequence ATGAGCGACCTCGTCGTCGGCCAGGAACTCATCACCGGCAAAGTCACCCTCACCCGCTTCTCGCTCGTGCGCTACGCGGGAGCATCCGGAGACTTCAACCCCATCCATTACCGGGATGATGTTGCCGCCTCCGTAGGCCTCCCCGGTGTGCTCGCCCACGGCATGCTCACCATGGGCCTCGCCGTGCAACCCGTCATCGACTGGATGGGCGACCGCGGCGAACTCGTCGAATACGGTGTGCGCTTCACTCGCCCTGTCGTCGTCGACGGCAATGGCGGCGTTGTGGTGACCGTCACCGCCAAGGTTGGCGCGATCGAAGACGACGTAACGCGCATCGACCTCACCGTCAGCGCCAACAACCAAACCGTGCTCGGCAAAGCACAAGTGAGGGTCAAGCTTCACCAATGA
- a CDS encoding PPC domain-containing DNA-binding protein codes for MEVLKHHGETLSPRIISVPTRSRGRLTTLTPGRNVLEELTELLREMGTDSGYVELFSGSYTPVSYCVPAGADSERAVSFSEARSVEHAELVYGAVTVGLRDNEPFIHSHCMWIDENQQQLGGHLWPETASGSPAPHAAIYGIYGARWTSADDPETRMPVFTPSIDERNPMPNQLAETGYLETVVARVRPNEDLTTAIVFLCEENGFTSAVVRGGLGSLVGATFFDRSTGGVTHVDGPGTEVISIMGDVALVNGVYETTISCTLVDLHGVVHAGELVPGENAVAVTFELVIQKIS; via the coding sequence ATGGAAGTATTGAAGCACCACGGCGAGACCCTCAGTCCCCGCATCATCTCCGTACCCACGCGCTCGCGCGGACGGCTCACCACTCTCACCCCCGGTCGAAACGTTCTCGAAGAACTCACCGAGCTGCTGCGTGAAATGGGCACCGATAGCGGCTACGTAGAACTGTTCTCCGGAAGCTACACCCCCGTGAGCTACTGCGTTCCTGCTGGCGCCGACAGTGAGCGAGCAGTCAGCTTCTCGGAGGCGCGAAGCGTAGAGCACGCCGAACTCGTTTATGGCGCCGTGACCGTCGGGCTGCGCGACAACGAGCCGTTCATCCACAGCCACTGCATGTGGATCGATGAAAACCAGCAGCAACTCGGGGGCCACCTGTGGCCAGAGACCGCATCCGGAAGCCCCGCTCCCCACGCTGCCATCTATGGAATCTACGGCGCACGGTGGACAAGCGCCGACGATCCCGAAACGCGAATGCCCGTGTTCACCCCATCCATCGACGAGAGGAACCCCATGCCCAACCAACTCGCTGAAACCGGCTATCTCGAGACGGTGGTAGCTCGGGTGCGCCCGAACGAAGACCTCACGACAGCGATCGTCTTCCTCTGCGAGGAGAACGGATTCACCTCAGCTGTCGTCCGCGGCGGTCTTGGCAGCCTCGTCGGCGCCACCTTCTTCGACCGGAGCACCGGCGGAGTCACCCACGTCGACGGTCCAGGCACCGAAGTCATCTCAATCATGGGAGACGTCGCGCTCGTTAACGGCGTCTACGAAACGACGATCAGCTGCACCCTCGTCGACCTCCACGGCGTTGTTCACGCCGGAGAACTCGTGCCGGGCGAGAACGCTGTCGCTGTGACC
- a CDS encoding TRAP transporter large permease has product MVELVLFGSFLGLLLVGVPVAFAMGVSAFLTIVVADGVNALFPTAGIMYASLSSETLLAIPFFILAGVIMEITGISGRLIELADAMVGHQKGGLALTTILAALLFSAISGSGPATVAALGAILIPALAKHGYKKRHAAALVASAGEMGIVIPPSIAFIVFAVVASDYERISIGRLFLAGIVPGLLMAIAFYIVARLLPVETEMAKTNAKNHIDKALGRRNKKLLLTATGDTTYTTANPTVLMTADVDPDDVQVGQRRTRASGPVIARAFVRAIPGLLVPVIILGGIYGGIFTPTESAAVASVYALLVGVFVTRKLNFSGLFRVFTTAGIQAGRIMLIISAATIFAYVITRNQIASQVTDALLALTDNVVVIILLINIMLLIAGMFLDAVSAFYLFIPLFVPVMLELGMDITTIGVVMTINLAIGLVTPPVGIDLFVAAGIAQVPFGEAVKGIWPFLVASLTVLMLLTFIPVLSTGLPDLMGM; this is encoded by the coding sequence ATGGTTGAACTCGTACTCTTCGGCTCATTTTTGGGCCTGTTGCTCGTCGGTGTTCCTGTTGCATTCGCGATGGGAGTCTCAGCTTTTCTCACGATCGTCGTCGCAGACGGAGTCAATGCCTTGTTCCCGACTGCGGGAATCATGTATGCCTCGCTGTCGTCAGAAACGCTTCTCGCGATCCCCTTCTTTATCCTCGCCGGCGTGATCATGGAAATCACCGGCATCTCGGGCAGGCTTATCGAACTTGCCGATGCCATGGTGGGGCACCAGAAGGGTGGGCTCGCGCTCACCACGATCCTCGCCGCGCTTCTGTTCTCAGCGATCTCCGGATCGGGACCCGCCACGGTCGCAGCTCTCGGCGCGATCCTGATTCCTGCCCTCGCAAAACACGGTTACAAGAAGCGTCACGCCGCAGCCCTGGTTGCCAGCGCTGGCGAAATGGGAATCGTTATTCCTCCCAGCATCGCCTTCATCGTGTTCGCTGTTGTGGCGAGCGACTATGAGCGCATCTCGATCGGTCGTCTCTTCTTGGCCGGTATCGTTCCCGGACTCCTCATGGCCATTGCGTTCTACATCGTGGCTCGCCTTCTGCCGGTCGAAACAGAGATGGCAAAAACGAACGCGAAGAACCACATCGACAAGGCTCTCGGACGCAGAAACAAGAAACTGCTGCTGACGGCGACCGGCGACACGACCTACACCACGGCCAATCCGACGGTTCTTATGACCGCCGACGTTGACCCAGATGACGTGCAGGTCGGACAACGCCGAACTCGAGCATCGGGGCCGGTCATCGCCCGCGCGTTTGTGCGAGCCATTCCTGGCCTGCTCGTTCCCGTGATCATTCTCGGCGGAATCTACGGCGGAATCTTCACCCCGACCGAGTCCGCCGCCGTTGCTTCCGTCTACGCGCTGCTCGTCGGCGTGTTTGTAACTCGCAAGCTCAACTTCTCTGGGCTGTTCCGAGTATTCACCACCGCCGGCATCCAAGCGGGCCGCATCATGTTGATCATCTCGGCAGCCACGATCTTCGCCTACGTCATTACTCGAAACCAGATCGCCAGCCAGGTGACAGATGCCTTGCTCGCACTGACGGACAACGTGGTGGTCATCATCCTGTTGATCAACATCATGTTGCTCATCGCAGGAATGTTCCTCGATGCTGTTTCGGCGTTCTACCTCTTTATCCCGCTCTTTGTTCCGGTCATGCTGGAACTGGGAATGGACATCACCACAATCGGTGTCGTTATGACGATCAACTTGGCGATCGGGCTCGTAACTCCCCCGGTCGGTATCGACCTCTTCGTGGCGGCCGGAATAGCGCAAGTTCCCTTCGGCGAAGCAGTGAAGGGCATTTGGCCCTTCCTCGTAGCCAGCCTCACGGTCTTGATGTTGCTGACCTTCATACCGGTGCTCAGCACGGGACTACCAGACCTTATGGGAATGTAG
- a CDS encoding TRAP transporter small permease: MFDKILTGAENTIIAVAFSAITLLAFFNVVSRYLLHASIAYTAELVVNLAVLLTLVGAAAAVRLGTHPGFTLLKDSTHGIPRKVVIVIIALAMLAFYLLLLWLGFDMAMKQLESGRLTFALGVPQWIFSMSLPFGAALGALRTVQVVVRELLNKQTEAPLELKGV, from the coding sequence ATGTTCGACAAGATTCTTACGGGGGCTGAGAACACGATCATTGCGGTCGCGTTCTCAGCCATCACCCTCCTCGCGTTTTTCAATGTAGTCAGCCGCTATTTGCTGCACGCATCGATCGCGTACACAGCAGAGCTGGTCGTTAACCTGGCCGTTCTGCTCACCCTGGTGGGGGCCGCCGCAGCAGTGCGTCTCGGCACCCACCCGGGTTTTACACTCCTCAAGGACTCGACCCACGGCATCCCGCGCAAGGTAGTCATTGTGATCATCGCGCTCGCAATGCTGGCGTTCTATCTGCTGTTGCTCTGGTTGGGCTTTGACATGGCGATGAAGCAGCTGGAGTCCGGTCGACTCACCTTCGCGCTCGGAGTCCCCCAGTGGATCTTCTCCATGTCGCTTCCATTCGGCGCTGCCCTCGGCGCGCTGCGGACCGTTCAGGTCGTCGTGCGCGAGCTGCTCAACAAGCAGACCGAAGCGCCACTAGAACTCAAGGGAGTCTGA